A single window of Colletes latitarsis isolate SP2378_abdomen chromosome 6, iyColLati1, whole genome shotgun sequence DNA harbors:
- the Teh3 gene encoding tipE homolog 3 phospholipid transfer protein — translation MPKEVPVENLVIPPQDGRICGTICICQMTAVLSSVALVYLTVAIYMPSTRAFKSGISEVPVMCTTIRAVNADNCDWGSCGEWCLSKTSGPCVQIHVNLRRNGSTILLANCTNTTNKTCYGIDQENAKKSKCIADECRNLTGTFNCTSGVCINITDAFECIFHDTDPPMKCSGRRGKITCIDIDGLFNCNRGTCERIRTPYNCDRRCVDIPTRNKNMILLSGDKVYLSQCERAIDVLSNEEIWNENRGDVMMASCYGMFNSTLGVEAVDCINGSVLEKDLLTDLTNFTYLSYLNIFATKPLDETRKVAPPEQDLIIANESRLLINLEGCVNTLREECKDFLHEYGKDGSDHNARARFPCYYAKGNTGVVVSRFNLENTYKEFLVALLLPSILFVVSCLTLIFCQRTVVVGDDAKMRFKGTVGSQIEKSTLGNLGDAGGGNSAMAL, via the coding sequence ATGCCGAAGGAAGTACCAGTGGAGAACCTGGTGATCCCGCCGCAGGATGGCCGGATTTGCGGGACGATTTGCATCTGTCAGATGACGGCCGTCTTGTCCTCCGTCGCGTTGGTCTACCTGACCGTCGCGATCTACATGCCCAGCACCAGGGCGTTCAAGTCCGGCATCAGCGAGGTGCCAGTGATGTGTACGACAATACGCGCGGTGAACGCGGACAACTGCGACTGGGGTAGCTGCGGGGAGTGGTGTTTGTCGAAAACCTCCGGTCCCTGCGTACAGATTCACGTGAATCTACGCAGAAACGGGTCTACGATACTCCTGGCGAACTGTACGAACACCACGAATAAGACTTGTTACGGTATCGATCAGGAGAACGCGAAGAAATCGAAATGCATCGCCGACGAGTGTCGTAACCTGACGGGCACGTTCAATTGTACGTCCGGGGTGTGCATCAATATTACGGACGCGTTCGAGTGTATATTTCACGACACCGATCCACCGATGAAGTGTTCCGGTAGACGCGGGAAAATAACTTGCATAGACATAGACGGTTTGTTCAATTGTAATCGCGGGACTTGCGAGCGCATTAGAACCCCTTACAACTGCGATCGCAGGTGCGTCGATATCCCGACTAGAAACAAGAATATGATATTGCTAAGCGGCGACAAGGTTTATCTTAGTCAATGCGAGAGAGCGATAGACGTTCTCTCGAACGAAGAGATTTGGAACGAGAATCGCGGGGACGTCATGATGGCGTCGTGCTACGGAATGTTCAATTCCACCCTCGGCGTCGAGGCTGTGGACTGCATAAACGGTTCCGTTCTCGAGAAGGATCTTCTCACCGATCTGACCAATTTCACCTATCTATCCTACCTCAACATATTCGCGACCAAACCGCTGGACGAGACCAGAAAGGTCGCGCCACCGGAACAAGACCTGATCATTGCCAACGAGAGCCGTCTGCTGATCAATCTCGAGGGTTGCGTGAACACGCTTCGCGAGGAGTGCAAGGACTTTCTCCACGAGTATGGGAAAGACGGCTCCGATCATAACGCGCGCGCCAGGTTCCCCTGTTACTATGCCAAGGGCAACACCGGCGTGGTCGTGTCCCGTTTCAATTTGGAGAACACGTACAAGGAGTTTCTGGTCGCGTTGCTGTTGCCGAGCATTCTCTTCGTTGTCAGTTGTCTGACGTTGATCTTTTGTCAAAGGACCGTGGTGGTCGGGGACGACGCGAAGATGAGATTCAAGGGCACGGTCGGTTCGCAGATAGAGAAGAGCACTCTGGGTAACCTAGGGGATGCTGGCGGAGGAAACTCTGCTATGGCGCTCTGA